The following are encoded together in the Bradyrhizobium genosp. L genome:
- a CDS encoding Flp family type IVb pilin, whose protein sequence is MKNLVSRFVKDESGATAIEYGLIATGIAIAIIAAVNGVGSKLSGTFNSISGSLK, encoded by the coding sequence ATGAAGAATCTCGTTTCGCGTTTCGTGAAGGACGAATCCGGCGCGACCGCTATCGAATACGGTCTGATTGCCACCGGCATCGCGATCGCGATCATCGCTGCGGTCAACGGCGTCGGCTCCAAGCTGTCCGGCACCTTCAACTCGATCTCGGGCTCGCTGAAGTAA